In Chloroflexota bacterium, the genomic stretch GTCAGACGATTGCACAGGAGTTCGGCCAGGACACCCAACTCCGCGTGCGTCCGTGGAATTCAACCGCCTGGCAGGACCTCGACGATCAACCGGCAGACTTCCCCTTGACGCTGCACGCGGAGCCTTCCGAGGCGTCGCGTGAGCGTTCGGTCGCTCGTCTCCGCAGGGTCTTCGAAACGCTGCGGGGACCCGAGGGCTGTCCGTGGGACCGCGCCCAAACCCACGCCTCGCTGCGCAAGTATGTCCTGGAGGAGGCCGCGGAAGTCGTCGACGCCATTGACGACGGCGAGCCGGCTGACCTCGCGGGCGAGCTTGGCGACCTCCTGGCCAACATCGTGTTGCACGCGGAAATCGCGCGCCAGGAGGAAAACTTCACCTGGCCGGATGTCGTCCAGGGCATCACCGCCAAGATGGTGCGCCGCCATCCACACGTCTTCGGCGAGCAGACCGCGCACCAGATATCCGAGGTTGCCGCCATCTGGCAAGACGCCAAGCGCGCCGAATCCGGGCGAGACGGCAGGGCGACCGGTGACGGAGCGCTGCCCGCGCTGGCGCAGGCGGCCAAGCTTGCCGCCAGCCTGGATGGCAGCCCGTCACCGGACGGTTTGCCACCGGGCGCCGCGGCTGCGCTTCGCTGGTATCGAGATTCGGAACCTGCCCCCGACGATGCCCGCGCCGGCGACGCGCTGCTCGGCCTGGCGCTTGCCGCCAGGCGCGTGGGGATCGACCCCGAGCTGGCACTCCGCGACGCGCTGCGGCGGCTTCACTCGCGGCTCGCGGCCGCCGAGTCGACGCAGGCCGACGGTTCGTCGACTGAGAATACTTATGTCAAATAGACCTCCGCGCATGCGACTGTCGGCGTCACCACGGCCAGCGAGCGCCATCCCTGCCACCATTGACGGCATGCATGCCGCGGCACTTGGGGCCTGATGCAGCGCCTCGTCGCCCTGATCAGTGACTTTGGGACCACCGATCCCTACGCCGGCCAGATGGAGGCCGCCGTGCTGGCCCAAGCCCCGGACGCTCAGGTGGTATCGATCACGCACGGAATTCCCCCACAAGACATCGCGCTTGGCGCGGTTGTCGTGGCGGCCTCGCTGGAGCGCCTGTCCCCGGGCGCGATCCTCGTGGCGGTCGTCGACCCCGGCGTGGGCGGCCGGCGCCGCGGCCTGATCGTGCGCGCGGCGTCGCGCTGGCTGGTGGGGCCCGACAACGGGCTCCTGATGGGAGCAGCGGCCGTCGAGGGCACATGGCATCTCGATCGGCCCGAATACTGGCGCGCCGATCCCCACCCCACGTTTCACGGCCGGGATGTGTTCGCCCCCGTCGCAGGTCACCTGGCCCGCTACGTGCGTCCGGACGCGATGGCGTCGCCCATTGACGACGCTATACCCGCACCCGAGACCATGGCGAAAACGCGGGACGGCACGGTGGAGGGGCGGGTCGTCCACGTCGATCACTTTGGCAATTTGATCACCAACATTCCGAGCGCCGCCGTTCGCGCCATCGCGCACGGCATGGTTGAGCTCGGCGGCGTGCGCATCGACAGCGTGCAGCCGACCTACGGCTCGGGATCGGATCCGGTCGCCGTGGTGAGCAGCCTCGGGCTGTTGGAAATCGCGATTCCCGGCGGCAGCGCCGAAGCAACCCTGGCCGCAAAGCGCGGCGACCCCGTTCGGCTGCGGCCGGCATGACGTCGCGATCGGCGCATGCGCAGTGCATTATGTCAACTCCCTGCTCTAGGACCACGCCATGTTGCTGAGACTGGCCGACCAACCGGAGCTGCTGATCACCGTGATCGTGGCATTCGTGGTGGCCATCACCATCCACGAAGCCTCCCATGCCTTGGCCGCCACTTGGCTTGGCGACGACCTGCCTCGGCACCAGGGACGCTTGACGTTGAATCCCATGCGCCATCTCGATCCGCTCGGCACGCTCATGATCGCCATCGCCTCGTTCGGTTGGGGCCGTCCGGTGCTGGTCAACCCATATCGCCTCCGCTTCGGCGTCAATCGCGGCATGGCATTGGTGGCGCTCGCGGGACCGGTGTCGAACGTCGCGCTCGCGGCGGCGATCACGCCGGTGACGCGACAGTTCATCGACTCATCGCCCAACGACACCGTCACGCTGGCGCTCGTCGTGATCGTGCAGCTCAATATCCTTCTTGCGGCCTTCAACCTGCTGCCGGTCCCGCCGTTGGACGGGTTCAGCGTGCTGGTCGGCGTCGCTCCGCAGCCGCTCGCCGACCGGCTCAACGAGTTGCGCCGGTATGGCCCCTACCTGCTTATCGGGATCTTTCTGCTCATTTGGCTGATTCCGCAGGGAACGATCATCATCACTGGCCCGGCGCAATGGGTCTCGGGACTCCTCCTTGGCGCTTAGCTATCGCGTGAAGCAATTCGCCCGGACCTTCGTCGCCACGGTACCGCGTCAGCAGTTGCACCGAGCCCAGAAACTCCTAACGCCCAACGAGCGCCAACTCCTGGCTCGACTCCAGCCCGCCGATCAGCGGCACTCGTTGGCCGTCTACGCGGCGGCGCGGGAAGCCGCACCGGAGGATCGTGTGCTCTGGGTGGCGGCGCTGCTGCATGATGTGGGCAAAGGCCGGCCGGGGCGCCTCGATCGCGTGATGCTGACGCTGCTGGAAACGTCCGCCCCGTGGCTGCTCATCCGTTGGCGACGGTATCCGCCGCAGAGCCGTCGCGGCCGGGTGGCGCGCCTGGTGGCGCATACCGAGGCCAGCGCGCAACTGGCGACGCTTGCGGGATCGGCGCCCGAGGTGGTCGAGACCCTGCGGGCCTACGGCCACCGCGACCACGCCCGCGGGCGGCTGCTGGCGGAGTTGGACGCGACGCGATGAAGATCCCGTGGCGCGCGGTCGGCCAGCATTCGGCGCTCACCGGATTCGAGGTCCGCGTCGACGGATTCGACGGACCGCTCGACCTGTTGCTCGATCTCATCGAGCGCCAGGGATTGGACATCACGGGCGTCTCCGTGCTCGCGGTCACCGACCAGTTCCTCGCCTACGCGCAGGACATCGAAGCGCAGTATGCGGACGCCGCCTCGGAGTTTCTGCTGGTCGGCTCTCAGTTGCTGTTGCTCAAGTCGCGCGCGCTGCTGCCGGCCCAGCCCGACGATCCGGAGGAAGAAACGGCCGAGGATCTGGCCGCCCGGTTGCGGGTGTACGCCGCGTTCAGAGCCGTCGCCGCCGAACTGGGCGAACGCTGGGAGTCGGGCGCCACCTCGTTCATTCGGGTCGCCACGCCGCTGGTTGCCCAGCCGCCGCTGGAGTCCGGAGGCGGCGACTTGGACGTGCTCATGGCCGCCATGCGGTCGTTCGTGGCCCGTGCCGAGGAGGCAGACGCCGGGCCGCCCGTGCCGCACCGGCGCGTCAGCGTGGATGAACGCGTGCGCGCCGTTCGCGAGCGTATGGCGTGCGAGGGTGAGCTGGCGTTCTCGTCGCTGGCCGCCGAGTGCAGCGGACGTGACGAGCTTGTCGCGACGTTCATGGCGTTGCTCCACCTGGTGATCGAGCGCAGCGTGCAGGTCGTCCAGGCGCGGCCGTTTGGCGAAATCATGTTGCGTTGGTCGGCCGCGACGGCCAACGGCGATGGGCAGGCAACCTGATGGCCACACCCGACCGCGGGTCACCTGCCACCGACGGCCCGGATTTCACCGGCGAGTTGGCCGACGATCTGGGCTTGAGCGTCGTGATCGAGGCGCTGCTGTTCGTCGCCGATCGACCATTGACCGTTGACGAGATCGCCGAGATCACCGGCGCCCCGTCCGCCGACGTGTCCGACTCGATATCGCGGCTGCAAGACGTCTACGCCGACCGCGGCATCGTGCTGCTGCAGCATGCCGACGGTTATCGGCTGGTCTCGTCGCCGCGGGCGGCGACGTTTTGTCGGCGCCTGCTCGGTCTCGAGACGCGCGCGCGCCTGTCGCGGGCCGCGCTCGAAACCCTGGGCATCATCGCCTATCGACAGCCGGTGACTCGGTCGGAGATCGAAAGCATCCGTGGCGTCGACGCCGACAGCGCCCTGGCCACGTTGCTCGCCCGCGGCCTGGTGGAAGAAGTCGGCCGGCTCGATACGCCCGGACGCCCGGTCCAATTCGGAACGTCCGATCTGTTCCTGGCCTACTTCGGCATTCCGTCGCTCAGCGCGCTGCCGGAACTCGATCTTCCCGATCCTGAGCACGGCGACGCGGCGTCACGCGCGCCAACGGACGACTGACGAAACCTAGCGCTTCGTAAACTGCTTGGCCTTGCGCGCGCCCACCAGGCCGGGCTTCTTGCGCTCCTTCACGCGAGCGTCGCGCGTGAGCATGCCGGCCCGCTTCAACGGCGGCCGAAACTCCCGGTCCATTTCGCAGAGCGCTCGCGCCAAGCCCAGGCGGATCGCGCCGGCTTGCCCGCGCTGTCCGCCGCCCTTCACCAGCGCCGAGATGCCGACGTTGGCCTCTTCGAGCACGCGCAGGGGTTCCAGGGCGTGGTATCGGTCAAACGCCAGCGGCAGGAACTGCTCGATGGGTTTGCCGTTCACGATGAACGGACCGCCGCCCGGAAAGACCCGAACCTGGGCAATGGCTGACTTTCGCCGGCCCAGACCGTAGTAGTAGTTTCCTTCGAGCATGGTGTCAGGTTACCGCCTTCGGCCGTTGGCCGGTATGGGGATGCTCCGCGCCGGCATACACCCGCAGGCGGCGAAAGCACGCCCGTCCGAGCGCGTTCTTCGGCAGCATGCCGCGGACCGCAAGCTCGATCACGCGCTCCGGTCGCTGCTCCAGCATGCGGTCCAGGCGCGTCTGCCGCAGCCCACCCGGGTAGCCCGAGTGTCGGTAGTAGTACTTCTGCGTGGGCTTGTTGCCCGTCACGCGCACCTGCGACGCATTGATGACGATCACGCCATCGCCGCAATCGAGATTCGGAGCGAACTCCGGCTTGTGCTTGCCCCGCAGCAACTGGGCGACCTCGGTCGCCAGCCGGCCAAGGACACGTTCGTTCGCGTCGATCACCCGCCAGTCGCGGGTTCCGGCCGCCTTGGCGCTCATGCCGGCGCCTCCAGGGCCACCGCCGACTGTTCGGCGCGGTTCGCTGTCGACGGATACTTCACGTCCACGAGCGTCAAGCCGTGCGCGGGCGCCGTCGCGCCCACGGATGCGCGGTCGCCCGATTGGAGCAGGCGTCGCACGTCGCCGGCCGTCAAGTCTCCGCGGCCAACGCGCACCAGGGCGGCCACCATCCGCCGCACCATGCGGTGGAGAAAGGCGTTGCCCGATACGCGCACGGCGACCATGGATCCCTCGCGCCACACGGCAATGTTGGTGATGTCCCGCCACGTGCGCGTCTCAGGCCCAATGGTGAAGGCGCGAAAGTCATGGGTGCCGACGAACTCGCCCGCGGCGTCCTGCATGAGCGCCACGTTCAGCGGTTCGCGAACGTGCCACGCGCGGTCCCGGTCCAAGACCGGACGCTGCGGCGTCTGGACGATGCGGTACTCGTAGGTCCGCTCGACCGCGTCCCGTCGCGCGTGGAAACCGTCGGCCACCGTCGAGAGGTCATGGGCGACCAGATCCTCGGGCAGCCGGGCATTCCAGGCGCGCCACAGCGTCGCGTCATCCAATCGCGTCTCCACGCGCGTGCTCACCACCTGACCCGTCGCATGCGTGCCGGCATCCGTCCGGCCCGCGCCCGTGACGTGAACCGCGTGGCCCACGACCGATGCCAGCGCGGCTTCCAGCTCCTGCTGCACGGTGCGCGCGGCGGCCTGGCGCTGAAATCCGGCAAAGCCGGCGCCGTCGTATTCGAACGTGGCGCGGACGGTGCGGGATTGGGTCACAGCAGCTCCAAGCGCGCCAAGGGAGCGCCGTCGCCCAGCCGGCGACCCAGGCGGTACATCTTGGTGAACCCGCTGTCGCGGTCGGGAAACCGCTCCGGCACGGTGTCGAACAGATCCTTCACGACCTCGCGGTCGGGGAGCCACGCCAGCGCCTGGCGTCGGGCGTGCAGATCGCCGCGCTTCGCCAGCGTCACCAGGTGGTCCACTTCGGGTCGGATGGCCTTGGCCCGCGCCTCCGTGGTCTGGACGTGGCCGTGCAAAAGCAACGAGCGCACCAGGCCGCGCACCAGCGACTTGCGGCGCGCCGGATTGCAGCCCAGGTGCCGTCCCTTGCGGCGATGACGCATGGCTAGCTCGTCTCCTCCGCCCCATCGCCGTCGGCAAGCGTGAGCCCGCGTTGGGACAGCCCGGCCCGAATCTCGTCAATGAGGCGAACGCCCATGCCGCGCAGCGCGAAGAGGTCGTCCTCGGTCATCGCCGCGACCTCCTCGATCGTCTCCACGCCATGCCGCTTCAGGCAGTTGACCGCCCGGTTTGAGAGCTTGAGATCTTCGAGCGGCTCACCGGGCGCCACGCCCTGGTCGGCCAGCAAGTCGATCGCCGGCCCGGCCGCCACTTCGTCGTCGCCAATCATGCCGAACGACTTGACGAGCTGCTGGGCGGCGGCGCGAAGCGCGTCGTGCGGCCCCGTCGTGCCGTCGGTCCACACCTGCAGCACCAGCCGGTCGTGCTCCGTGTCCTGCCCAACCTGGGCATGCTCCACGTGATATTCGACCTTGGTTACCGGCGTAAACACGCGATCGAGCGGAATGACGCCGATCGGCAGCGACTTGGCGCCTTCCGATGGCACGTATCCCACGCCCTGCTCGACGGTGAACTCGCAGCGCAGCAAACCCTCGCTGGGCAGCTCGCACAGATAGTGGTCGGGATTCACGATCTCAACCCCGCTCGGCACCTCGATGTGACCGGCGGTGATGACGCCGGGTCCGGTGTGCTCCAGCATGCACAGCGAAGGCTCGCGGTTGAACGACCGCAGCCGCACGCGCTTGACGTTGAGCAGAAACTCGACGATGTCCTCGCGCATGAAGTCGAGCGTGCTGAACTCGTGTAAGGCGCCATCGATACGCGCCGTGGCGATTGCCGCGCCGGGCAGCGACGACAGCAACGCGCGTCGCAGCGGCGTGCCGAGAGTGTGGGCAAACCCAGGCCGCAACGGCTCAATGTGAAACAAGCCGTAGTCGTCGCCGAGCTCCTTCGGCTCGACGGCGATCGGATCGGGCTCAACCGGACTCGCGGCTTCCAACGATTCTAGTAACACAGGCGTCCTCTCGGATGCGGCTGGCGCACGTCATGCTTGCGCCTCCGCACGAAGTCCCTACCGGGAATAGAACTCAACGATGAGCTGCTCGTTCACAGTGGCGTCAATGTGGTCGCGTTCAGGCAGCGCCGTCACCACGCCGCTGAATTCGTCAGGCGTCACGTGCACCCATTCCGGACGCCCCATGGCGTCGGCCCGGGTCAGCGCGCCGGCGATCGCCTCGATCCGGCGACTCTTCTCTCGCACCTGCAGGTTGTCACCGACCTTCAAGGTGGCCGACGGAATGGTGTGCTTGCGACCGTTCAGCACGATATGGCCGTGGTTGATCAGCTGGCGCGCCTGCGCCCGGCTGAGCGCGAATCCCATCCGGTACACCACGTTGTCGACGCGCAGCTCCAACTCCTGCAGCAGGCGCTCGCCGCGCGATCCGGCCCCGCGGCCCGCGCGCTTGAAGTATCGGCGGAACTGTCGCTCCAGCACCCCGTAGAGGCGGCGGGCCTTCTGCTTCTCGCGCAGCTGCACCGCGAACTCGGTGGCCCGACGGCGCGAGAGCCCGCGCGCGCCGGGGCCGCCCCGATCGCCGCGTCGCTCGATCGCACACTTCGGCGTGTGGCAGCGATCGCCTTTCAAGAAGAGCTTTTCGCCCTCGCGACGGCAGAGCCGACAGACGGGACCGGTGTAGCGTGCCATGGGCGATAGTTCCTCGAATACGTCCTAGACGCGTCGGCGCTTCGGTGGGCGCGGACCGTTGTGGGGGATCGGCGTCACGTCGGAAATGCTCGTGATGTTGAGGCCGGACCCTTGCAGCGCGCGGATCGCGGCATCACGCCCGGACCCCGGACCGCGAACGTAGACGTCGAGGTCGCGCATGCCCATGTCCATGGCCTGCCGCGCCGCTTGATCGGCCGCCTGCTGCGCCGCGAAGGGCGTGCTCTTGCGAGACCCGCGGATGCCAACCGTACCCCCGCTCACGCTGGTCAGCGTCTCGCCCTGAAGATCGGTGATCGTGATGATCGTGTTGTTGAAGGTCGCGTGCACGTGCGCGGCGCCCTTGGGCACCGGCGTGCGGTCTCGGCGACGGGCGCGACTGGATCGTTCGGCCATGCTAGCCCCGCTTGATCACGCGCTTGCGGATACCCACCGCCCGGCGTGGCCCTTTGCGCGACCGGGCATTGGTCCGCGTGCGTTGGCCCCGCGCCGGTAGTCCGACGCGATGGCGAATGCCGCGATAGCACCCAATCTCGCGCAGGCGCGCGAGATTGGTTTGCACCTCGCGACGCTTCTCGCCCTCCACGCGCAGGTGACGGTCGATCTGGTCGCGAATTCGGCCCAGGTCGTCGTTCGTCAGATCGATGACCCGCTTAGACCCGGTTACGCCCGCGTCCGCCAGAATTCGACGGCTGGACGTGCGCCCGATTCCGTAGATGTAGGTCAGCGCGATCTCAA encodes the following:
- a CDS encoding SAM-dependent chlorinase/fluorinase produces the protein MQRLVALISDFGTTDPYAGQMEAAVLAQAPDAQVVSITHGIPPQDIALGAVVVAASLERLSPGAILVAVVDPGVGGRRRGLIVRAASRWLVGPDNGLLMGAAAVEGTWHLDRPEYWRADPHPTFHGRDVFAPVAGHLARYVRPDAMASPIDDAIPAPETMAKTRDGTVEGRVVHVDHFGNLITNIPSAAVRAIAHGMVELGGVRIDSVQPTYGSGSDPVAVVSSLGLLEIAIPGGSAEATLAAKRGDPVRLRPA
- a CDS encoding site-2 protease family protein, giving the protein MLLRLADQPELLITVIVAFVVAITIHEASHALAATWLGDDLPRHQGRLTLNPMRHLDPLGTLMIAIASFGWGRPVLVNPYRLRFGVNRGMALVALAGPVSNVALAAAITPVTRQFIDSSPNDTVTLALVVIVQLNILLAAFNLLPVPPLDGFSVLVGVAPQPLADRLNELRRYGPYLLIGIFLLIWLIPQGTIIITGPAQWVSGLLLGA
- a CDS encoding HD domain-containing protein; amino-acid sequence: MALSYRVKQFARTFVATVPRQQLHRAQKLLTPNERQLLARLQPADQRHSLAVYAAAREAAPEDRVLWVAALLHDVGKGRPGRLDRVMLTLLETSAPWLLIRWRRYPPQSRRGRVARLVAHTEASAQLATLAGSAPEVVETLRAYGHRDHARGRLLAELDATR
- a CDS encoding ScpA family protein produces the protein MKIPWRAVGQHSALTGFEVRVDGFDGPLDLLLDLIERQGLDITGVSVLAVTDQFLAYAQDIEAQYADAASEFLLVGSQLLLLKSRALLPAQPDDPEEETAEDLAARLRVYAAFRAVAAELGERWESGATSFIRVATPLVAQPPLESGGGDLDVLMAAMRSFVARAEEADAGPPVPHRRVSVDERVRAVRERMACEGELAFSSLAAECSGRDELVATFMALLHLVIERSVQVVQARPFGEIMLRWSAATANGDGQAT
- the scpB gene encoding SMC-Scp complex subunit ScpB, coding for MATPDRGSPATDGPDFTGELADDLGLSVVIEALLFVADRPLTVDEIAEITGAPSADVSDSISRLQDVYADRGIVLLQHADGYRLVSSPRAATFCRRLLGLETRARLSRAALETLGIIAYRQPVTRSEIESIRGVDADSALATLLARGLVEEVGRLDTPGRPVQFGTSDLFLAYFGIPSLSALPELDLPDPEHGDAASRAPTDD
- the rpsI gene encoding 30S ribosomal protein S9 is translated as MLEGNYYYGLGRRKSAIAQVRVFPGGGPFIVNGKPIEQFLPLAFDRYHALEPLRVLEEANVGISALVKGGGQRGQAGAIRLGLARALCEMDREFRPPLKRAGMLTRDARVKERKKPGLVGARKAKQFTKR
- the rplM gene encoding 50S ribosomal protein L13; translated protein: MSAKAAGTRDWRVIDANERVLGRLATEVAQLLRGKHKPEFAPNLDCGDGVIVINASQVRVTGNKPTQKYYYRHSGYPGGLRQTRLDRMLEQRPERVIELAVRGMLPKNALGRACFRRLRVYAGAEHPHTGQRPKAVT
- the truA gene encoding tRNA pseudouridine(38-40) synthase TruA, giving the protein MTQSRTVRATFEYDGAGFAGFQRQAAARTVQQELEAALASVVGHAVHVTGAGRTDAGTHATGQVVSTRVETRLDDATLWRAWNARLPEDLVAHDLSTVADGFHARRDAVERTYEYRIVQTPQRPVLDRDRAWHVREPLNVALMQDAAGEFVGTHDFRAFTIGPETRTWRDITNIAVWREGSMVAVRVSGNAFLHRMVRRMVAALVRVGRGDLTAGDVRRLLQSGDRASVGATAPAHGLTLVDVKYPSTANRAEQSAVALEAPA
- the rplQ gene encoding 50S ribosomal protein L17, giving the protein MRHRRKGRHLGCNPARRKSLVRGLVRSLLLHGHVQTTEARAKAIRPEVDHLVTLAKRGDLHARRQALAWLPDREVVKDLFDTVPERFPDRDSGFTKMYRLGRRLGDGAPLARLELL
- a CDS encoding DNA-directed RNA polymerase subunit alpha is translated as MLLESLEAASPVEPDPIAVEPKELGDDYGLFHIEPLRPGFAHTLGTPLRRALLSSLPGAAIATARIDGALHEFSTLDFMREDIVEFLLNVKRVRLRSFNREPSLCMLEHTGPGVITAGHIEVPSGVEIVNPDHYLCELPSEGLLRCEFTVEQGVGYVPSEGAKSLPIGVIPLDRVFTPVTKVEYHVEHAQVGQDTEHDRLVLQVWTDGTTGPHDALRAAAQQLVKSFGMIGDDEVAAGPAIDLLADQGVAPGEPLEDLKLSNRAVNCLKRHGVETIEEVAAMTEDDLFALRGMGVRLIDEIRAGLSQRGLTLADGDGAEETS
- the rpsD gene encoding 30S ribosomal protein S4, whose protein sequence is MARYTGPVCRLCRREGEKLFLKGDRCHTPKCAIERRGDRGGPGARGLSRRRATEFAVQLREKQKARRLYGVLERQFRRYFKRAGRGAGSRGERLLQELELRVDNVVYRMGFALSRAQARQLINHGHIVLNGRKHTIPSATLKVGDNLQVREKSRRIEAIAGALTRADAMGRPEWVHVTPDEFSGVVTALPERDHIDATVNEQLIVEFYSR
- the rpsK gene encoding 30S ribosomal protein S11, coding for MAERSSRARRRDRTPVPKGAAHVHATFNNTIITITDLQGETLTSVSGGTVGIRGSRKSTPFAAQQAADQAARQAMDMGMRDLDVYVRGPGSGRDAAIRALQGSGLNITSISDVTPIPHNGPRPPKRRRV
- the rpsM gene encoding 30S ribosomal protein S13 translates to MARIAGVDIPREKPVEIALTYIYGIGRTSSRRILADAGVTGSKRVIDLTNDDLGRIRDQIDRHLRVEGEKRREVQTNLARLREIGCYRGIRHRVGLPARGQRTRTNARSRKGPRRAVGIRKRVIKRG